The genomic stretch GTGGGGGCATGATTTCAGGCCGGATTATCTCAATATTGGCCCCTATCTTAGGAATCGGTTCAAGGACTCAATCGACGACTTGCCGCAAGTGGCTTGTTTTACAGCGACTGCAAAGCTGGATGTCATTACGGATATCGCTGATCACTTCCGGGAAGAACTGGGCTGTGAGCTTGAAATCGTCGAAGGGGGACATGAGCGGACAAATTTGAGCTTTGAAGTGATAGCGGTTTCACCAGATCAGAAGCAGGCCACCATACATCAACTCCTTCTCGATTACTTCCCGTTGGATGAAAACGGCATGCCTCCGGCAGATTGCGGGAGTGCAATCGTATTCGCTGCCACACAAAACAGAACCAAAGCGCTCAGTGAATTTCTTTCCCGGGAAGGATGGCAGGCGGATTACTTCCATGGCGGGCGGACTCCTGATGAAAAAAGGCAGGTGCAGGAACGATTTCTTGATGGTGAACTGACGGTCATTGCCGCAACAAATGCATTCGGCATGGGGGTGGATAAACCTGATGTGCGGTTAGTCATTCATGTGGATACTCCCGGATCTCTTGAGAACTATCTTCAGGAGGCTGGACGAGCGGGACGGGATAGGGAACAAGCCCATTGTGTTCTGCTTTTCTCTCGTGATGATCTTGATGAGCAGTTTTCCATTGCCGCAGATGCCGAAATAACCCGAGATGAAATCAACGGTGTATATCAGGGACTCAAGCGGATGGCCCGTAATCATCCGGAAGAGACCATAGTCGTGACGTCTGGAGAGATACTCAAGTCAGATGATGTTGGTGCTGCCGGGGATCTTTCTGTTGAAAGCCGTGGGTATGACACGAAAGTGAAAATGATCATTTCCCGTTTGGAGCGAACTGGAAAACTTAAACGTGGAGATAACCAGGCAAACGTCATACAGGGGCAGGTTCTGGCTCCTGATTTGCAGGAAGCCAAGAAACGCATTGCTCAGCTTAACCTCCAAGGTAGAAAACGTGAAATTTGGGAGTCCCTGCTCGCGGAACTTTTGGCATCAGATGCGCGGGAATTGCTCAACACCGATCAACTGACTTCAGTTACAGGCCAAACTCCACAAGAGCTCTTGGCGACGTTGCACGAAATGCGGGGCGCACGCCTTATCAACCACGACCTGAACATGACGGCGTTTGTTCGGCATGGTGTTCAGAAGAGTTCAAAAAAATGCTGGGAGCAAGAGCTACTTCTCGAAAAGGAACTGCTTGGCTTCATGGAAGAGCAGTTCCCTGATGCTGAAGTGGGCAGTCGAGCTGTCATGCATATGAGAAGCACCGCTCAGGAGCTGAAGGATAGAGGGTGTGACGGAGCGCAGCCGGATAGGATACGCAGACTGCTCTCTTTATGGAGACGTGAGCGGTTGATTGATTTTTCCCCCAGGGGAAGTGGGCATCTCGAAATACGATTCAGGGAGGAGTGGCAAACAGTTCGGGGAAAATCCGAAAATCGTCGGGCCGTTGGTGGTGTTATACTTGGTGCACTCTTAGGAAAAATCCCGTCAGGGCGTCGGGGGAAAAACATTTTGATATCGTTCAGGACAGAGGATTTGACGAAATCTCTGTCGCGTGATGCTCGTTTTACAGGGCTTACGAATTTGGAGCGTTTGGCGAATGACGCATTGTTGGCCCTGAACCATCTGGAGATCATAAACCTGCAAAGTGGCCTCTCTGTTTTCCGCCCTGCTATGACTTTGGAAATTAATGCGGACAGCCCGCAATTTACGTTGGCGGAGTTCTCGTTCCTGGCTCAATTTTTCGACCAGAAACGGCTGCAAGTCCACATCATGGGCCTATATGCCCAGTTTGCTTCTCAAGGGATAAAACGTGCAATGGCAATGGTCAGAGACTACTTTACGCTGACTATTAATCAGTTCCTGGCACGATACTTCAAAGGGCGGGAGAAGGAGATCAAACGCCCCCTGACGCAGGAAAGCTACGATGCAATCGTAACAGATTTGCGCAACAAGGATCAGGAGAAGATTGTCTCGGCCCCCAGCAAAGGGAATATGCTGGTCCTGGCTGGGCCAGGTTCTGGGAAAACTCGCTGTATTGTCCATCGGATTGCCTACCTGCTTCGTGTTGAACGTATACCGGGCAGGAAGATACTGGCACTGGCTTTCAACCGAAGTGCCGCTGCACAGATTCGAGCAAGATTGCGGGAGTTGGTCGGGCGGGACGCACGTTTTGTCCGAGTGTATACTTATCACGCTTTGGCAATGAACCTTACGGGTGGCTCCTTGGTGGGGAAAAAGCAGGTTGCGGCAACAGCCTTTGATGATTTTATCGGCGATGCGGTGAATATGCTCCGGGAGGAGTCTGAAGAGGATTACGGCATCAAGACTATGCGAGACAGGTTGTTGTCAGGTTTGTCGCATATACTTGTTGATGAGTACCAGGATATCAATTCCCTTCAATACGATTTTCTCTCGCTTCTCGCCGGTCGAATAGAGCAAGACTCGGACGAGAAGCCTTCCCTTATGGCCGTTGGAGACGACGATCAGAATATCTATGCCTTTGATGGTTCAAATATCGAGTTCATCCGTAGGTTCAAAGAAGACTATAATGCCAAAGAGTATCATCTCACTTTGAACTACCGCAGTCTGTCTCCCATTGTAGAGGTTGGCGAACAGCTCATTCAGAAAAATAGGGATAGAATGAAGGTCGATGTCCGTATGCGTGCTGCACGCCAGGGACTGTTGGGTAGCAGAGAGTCCGTTGTTAAAATTGTATACACTGAAGACAGGGCGGCTCGTCTCAAAGGCGCTTTGTCGCTTTGCGCTGAGGTGATGGAATCTGACAAGGGTTTGCCGCTTGAAGATATCTGTATCCTTTGCCGTTCAAACCGGGAACTCGACAGTTTGCTTCTTCTTTCTCAGTACAGCAGCGTGAAGCTTCGCGCACTTCGACCGCGCCCCTGGGACTTGACGCGGACAAGAGAATTTCTCGTGATCAAATCTTGTCTGGAGTATTGTTCGGAAGAAATGGTGCGAGGGGAGAAGTTGCGAGAATTGGTCAACGATCTGCTGTTGGGAAGTGGATTCGCAGCAAACAATATCTGGCTGACTTCCATTCGGCTTTTGTTGGATCAGTACTTGGAAGAAAGTATGGCCCCACGGTCAATCGCTACTTTCATAATGCATCTGTACGAGTCTGCGCGGGAGCAAAAAAATAATTGTCGCCCGGAGCCGGGAGCGGTTGTCGCCTCGACTATTCACACAGTGAAAGGGTTGGAGTTTTCTTCGGTCATAATGCCTGCCCAGCCTGTCCGGGCCGCATTGGGAGAGGAGGAGCGGAGACTCTATTACGTGGGCATGACTCGGGCCAAAGACAAACTCTATTGCCTGTCGAGCCAGGATAATCCTAATCCGTTTTTGGCTGATGTTGAGAGGCTTCATCCATCAACGAGGCGGCGTTTTGCTTTATCGCCAAAAGAACATGAGGCGTATCAGACACAGTATTGGGATATGAGTCTAGGCGATGTAATAATTTCTTTTCCGGGCTATCTCTCCTCAGCGGATCGAATTCAAGCTGCCTTGGCTCAAATGGAGCCGGGATATAGCGAGGGCCTCTCCCTTGTCATGCAA from Pseudodesulfovibrio profundus encodes the following:
- a CDS encoding RecQ family ATP-dependent DNA helicase; the protein is MLSFDDILNSSIAVDLEIHPEGNHLLAVGAYVKRSEQHVSRNGGKLSPCEALDGLDRLAQEEEFIVGHNIIQHDLPYLKGMADNARIFTLPAIDTLILSPLAFPQNPYHRLVKGYKLVKDTINNPVADSKLALGLLEMEADVFAQLPESTLQFYGYCLRATHPEHGFGAFFEAIARKPLPSQREAEAIWMDELGTKACSNHAIEIFHEATATQDQTWKLAYIAAWIRAENGTSVLPPWVRYAMPGITSDLNRLRSTSCNNNSCEYCTSNHDPHTALKAFFGFETFLPVKDESPPLQESIVKVMQAGKPLLAILPTGGGKSLCYQLPALMRARQRKVMTLILSPLQSLMKDQVDGLVSKGIANAGMINGLLTPLERSATLESIRLGDIDILFIAPEQLRNTVVKRTLAQRELGLVVVDEAHCLSKWGHDFRPDYLNIGPYLRNRFKDSIDDLPQVACFTATAKLDVITDIADHFREELGCELEIVEGGHERTNLSFEVIAVSPDQKQATIHQLLLDYFPLDENGMPPADCGSAIVFAATQNRTKALSEFLSREGWQADYFHGGRTPDEKRQVQERFLDGELTVIAATNAFGMGVDKPDVRLVIHVDTPGSLENYLQEAGRAGRDREQAHCVLLFSRDDLDEQFSIAADAEITRDEINGVYQGLKRMARNHPEETIVVTSGEILKSDDVGAAGDLSVESRGYDTKVKMIISRLERTGKLKRGDNQANVIQGQVLAPDLQEAKKRIAQLNLQGRKREIWESLLAELLASDARELLNTDQLTSVTGQTPQELLATLHEMRGARLINHDLNMTAFVRHGVQKSSKKCWEQELLLEKELLGFMEEQFPDAEVGSRAVMHMRSTAQELKDRGCDGAQPDRIRRLLSLWRRERLIDFSPRGSGHLEIRFREEWQTVRGKSENRRAVGGVILGALLGKIPSGRRGKNILISFRTEDLTKSLSRDARFTGLTNLERLANDALLALNHLEIINLQSGLSVFRPAMTLEINADSPQFTLAEFSFLAQFFDQKRLQVHIMGLYAQFASQGIKRAMAMVRDYFTLTINQFLARYFKGREKEIKRPLTQESYDAIVTDLRNKDQEKIVSAPSKGNMLVLAGPGSGKTRCIVHRIAYLLRVERIPGRKILALAFNRSAAAQIRARLRELVGRDARFVRVYTYHALAMNLTGGSLVGKKQVAATAFDDFIGDAVNMLREESEEDYGIKTMRDRLLSGLSHILVDEYQDINSLQYDFLSLLAGRIEQDSDEKPSLMAVGDDDQNIYAFDGSNIEFIRRFKEDYNAKEYHLTLNYRSLSPIVEVGEQLIQKNRDRMKVDVRMRAARQGLLGSRESVVKIVYTEDRAARLKGALSLCAEVMESDKGLPLEDICILCRSNRELDSLLLLSQYSSVKLRALRPRPWDLTRTREFLVIKSCLEYCSEEMVRGEKLRELVNDLLLGSGFAANNIWLTSIRLLLDQYLEESMAPRSIATFIMHLYESAREQKNNCRPEPGAVVASTIHTVKGLEFSSVIMPAQPVRAALGEEERRLYYVGMTRAKDKLYCLSSQDNPNPFLADVERLHPSTRRRFALSPKEHEAYQTQYWDMSLGDVIISFPGYLSSADRIQAALAQMEPGYSEGLSLVMQGDRHVITFAGPTHFGPLARLSLSGEKVLQEYLSKGLEAQKVTYMASQHWNRDESDTSTSLDSWFVGLFRVEFVPNPERQ